Below is a window of Micromonospora chersina DNA.
CTTGGCGCGCAGCGCGTGGTCGAGCATCCCGGCGACCACCTCGACCAGCCGCCCGCGCATCGTGGCCAGCTCGGCGGCGAACGGCTGCTCGCCGCGGGCCTGCCGGTAGAGCACGGCCCAGCCGTCCCGGTGCGCGCCCACGAAGCCGAAGAAGGCGCGCAGCCCGCGCCAGAGCCGCTCGTCGGCGGGCAGGTCGGAGGCGGCCGCCCCGGCGATGGCCTCCATCATCCGGGTGCCCTCGCGGTGCAGGCAGGCGACGAAGAGCTCCTCCTTGGTGCCGAGGTACGCGTAGACCATCGGCTTGGAGATGCCGGCGTCGTCGGCGATCTCGTCCATACTGGCCGCGTGGAAGCCCCGGCGGGAGAAGACCTTTACCGCCGCGTCGAGCATCTGCTGCTCGCGCACGGCGCGGGGGAGGCGCTTGAAGGTCGGTGTGCTGGACACCCTTGCGAGCATACCTACTCGTGCGTAAGGTTACGCCCGAGTAACCAAAGTCGGCTCGCCCGAGAGGTGCATCCCCCATGAGTGACTTCGACCCGGCCAACTTCGCGAACGTCGGCCCGAAGGAGTTCGCGCAGCTGGTCAAGTCCACCCCCGACGACAAGCTCGCCGAGATCATGTCCGGCGACCTGCGCGGCAAGATCCTGAGCGAGGTCTTCAACCGGATGCCGAGCCTGTTCCGGGCCGACCGGGCGGGTTCCACCAACGCGGTCATCCACTGGAACATCACCGGCCGTCCCGACGGTGGCACCGACACCTACGAGATCGTCATCGAGAACGGCACCTGCACCGTCTCGGAGACCCCCACCCGGGACCCGAAGCTCAGCCTCACCATGGGCCCGGTCGAGTTCCTGAAGATCGTCTCCGGTGGTGGCAACCCGGTCATGATGTTCATGACCGGCAAGCTGAAGGCCAAGGGCGACCTGGGCCTCGCCGCCAACATCGCCAACCTGTTCGACATCCCCAAGGCCTGAGATGGCCGAGTTCTCGCTCGACCTGAACGAGGAACAGCGGGACCTTCGCGACTGGGTGCACGGCTTCGCCGCCGAGGTCGTGCGCCCGGCCGCGGCCGAGTGGGACGCCCGCGAGGAGACGCCCTGGCCGATCATCCAGGAGGCGGCGAAGGTCGGCCTGTACGGCTTCGAGTTCCTCGCCACCTGCTGGGCCGACCCGACCGGCCTCTCCCTGCCGATCGCCAGCGAGGAACTGTTCTGGGGTGACGCCGGCATCGGCCTGAGCATCTTCGGCACCTCGCTGGCCGTCGCCGCCATCTACGGCGCCGGCACCCCCGACCAGCTCGTCGAGTGGGTGCCGCAGTGCTTCGGCGACGTCGACCAGCCCGCCGTCGCGGCGTTCTGCACCACCGAGCCGGAGGCCGGCTCCGACGTCGGCTCGATGCGGACCCGCGCGGTCTACGACGAGGCCACCGACGAGTGGGTGCTCAACGGGCAGAAGGCGTACGCCACCAACGGCGGCATCGCCGGCGTGCACGTCGTCACCGCCTCGGTCGAACCCGAACTGGGCTCGCGGGGGCAGGCCGCGTTCGTCGTGCCGCCGGGCACGCCGGGGCTCACCGCCACCCGCAAGCTGCGCAAGCTCGGGCTCCGCGCCTCGCACACCGCCGACGTCTTCCTCGACGACGTACGGGTGCCCGGGCGCTGCCTGCTCGGCGGCCGGGAGGCGCTCGACGAGCGGCTCGCCCGCGCGCGCACCGGCCAGCGCGCCTCCGGCCAGGCCGCCATGCGCACGTTCGAACTGTCCCGACCGACAGTCGGCGCGCAGGCGCTCGGCGTGGCCCGCGCCGCGTACGAGTACGCCCTCGACTACGCCAAGGAACGGGTCCAGTTCGGCCGGCCCATCATCGAGAACCAGGCGGTCGCGTTCGCGCTCGCCGACATGAAGATGGAGATCGACGCGGCCCGGCTGCTGGTGTGGCGGGCCTCCTGGATGGGCCGCAACAACCGGCCGTTCAGCGCGGGCGAGGGCTCGATGTCCAAGCTCAAGGCCGGCGAGGTGGCCGTGTCGGTCACCGACCGGGCCGTCCAGCTCCTCGGCGGCGCGGGCTTCCTGCGCGACCACCCGGTCGAGCGGTGGTACCGGGACGCCAAGATCTACACCATCTTCGAGGGCACTTCCGAGATCCAGCGGCTGGTCATCTCCCGGGCCATCTCCGGTATGCAGATCCGCTGATCGCCGGCGGACCCCGACCCGACCCGCGGTGGCACCGCGCGCCGCGGGTCGGGCCGCCGGTCCACCTCGCACGTTCAGAGTGTCCGCAGGCTGGGCACCTGATCACGTGGGCTCGGCACCGCGCCGCCCCGGGTGCATGATCGGGAGAACACGAACGCGAAGGAGGGTCGCGACTTGGACCTGCCGTTCATCGTCGCCACGCTGACCCGACGCGGACTGCTCAATCCGGGCCGCCCGATCCGGGTGGCCTCCCAACTCAACGCGCTGCGCCGGTGGGGCTGGAGCCTCGCCGGGGAGCTGCGCCAGGCCGCCGCCCGCGACCCGGGGCGCGTCGCCGTCGTCGACGAGCACGGCGCCGCGCTGACGTACCAGGAACTGCTGGACCGGTCCGAACGGCTGGCCCGGTCCCTGCGGGCCGGGCTCGGCGTGCAGGCCGGCGACCGGGTGGGCGTGCTCTGCCGCAACCACCACGGCCTCATCGAGGCGATCGTCGCCGCCATGCTGCTCGGCGCGGACGCCGTCCTCGTCAACACCGGTCTGTCCGCGGCCCAGCTGGCCACGGTGGCCGAGGAGCAGGGCCTGCGCGTGCTCGTGCACGACGCCGAGTTCGCCGAGCGGATCCTCGGCCTCCCCGCCGAGCTGCACCGGGTCGACGAGCGCCGCCAGGAGGAGCTGATCGCCGGCGCGCTGCCCGGTGACCAGCTCCAGCCGCCGGAGCGCGACGGCCGGACCATCGTGCTCACCTCCGGCACCACCGGCGCGCCCAAGGGCGCCCGCCGGCCCACGCCGCACGGCTTCGGCCCGCTGGTGTCCATCATCGACCGCATCCCGCTGCACGTGCACGACACCGTGCTGATCGCCGCGCCCCTCTTCCACACCTGGGGGTACGCCGCCCTCCAGGTGTCGTTCGCGCTGCGCGCCACGATCGTGCTGCACCGCCGGTTCGACCCGGCCGCCACGCTGGCCGCCCTGGCCGCGCAACCCTGCGACGCGCTCTTCGCCGTACCGGTGATGCTGCAACGGCTCATGGAGGTGCCACCGCCCGCGTCCCGGCCGCCGCTCAAGGTGGTCGCGGTCAGCGGCTCGGCGCTCCCCGGCGGCCTGGCCACCGCCTTCATGGACCGCTACGGCGACGTCCTCCACAACCTCTACGGCTCGACCGAGGTCTCCTGGGCCTCCATCGCCGGCCCGGCCGAGCTGCGCACGGCCCCCACCACGGCGGGCCGACCCCCGCACGGCACCCGGCTGGAGATCCTGGACGACGCTGGCGAACCGGTCCGGGACGGCCGCGTCGGCCGGATCTTCGTGGGCAACGAGATGCTCTTCGAGGGCTACACCTCGGGCGCCGGCCGCGAGAGCCGCGACGGCCTGCTGGACACCGGCGACCTGGGCCGCATGAACCCCGAGGGCCTGCTCTTCGTCGACGGGCGCGCCGACGACATGATCGTCTCCGGCGGCGAGAACGTCTTCCCGTCCGAGGTGGAGGACCTCATCGCCCGCCTGCCGCAGGTCCGCGAGGTCGCGGTGATCGGCGTGCCGGACACCGAGTACGGCCAGCGGCTGGCCGCGTTCCTCGCCCTGCACCCCGGCGAGACGCTCGACCCGGAGGCGGTCCGCGAGTACGTCCGCCACTACCTGGCCCGCTTCTCCGTACCCCGGGACGTGGTGTTCGTGAAGTACCTGCCGCGCAACGCCACCGGCAAGGTGCTCAGCCGGGAACTCCGCCGCTACTACGGCTGAGCCACAGGGGACGGACGAGGCCCCATCGCCGGTGGTACCTTCCCTGCGCCGGCTGTTCCGGCAGTGCCTTCCACCCCCTCGGGAGCTGCTCGCATGGTCCGGATCCGTCGGCGCTGGGCCCTCGGTCTCCTCCTCGGTGGCGTCTCCGCCACGGCGCTCGGCACCTCCGAGCCCGTGCTCAGCCGACGCCGCGACGCCACGCCGGTCCGCCGGCAGTCCCCGCCCGTCGAGGTGGAGAACCGCGCGGCCGGCGAGCCCTGGTGGCCGCCGGAGGGCTCCCGGACCGCCGACGACCGGCGGCGGCAGATCCAGGGGTACGCCTCGACGACAAGCCTCGCCCCCGGCGAGTCCGTCGACTTCCACGTCGCGGTCAATCCGGCCGGCCGGTTCCGGATCACCGTGCACCGGCTCGGCTGGTACGACGGCGCCGGCGCCCGGACCATGCTGACCAGCCCGGACCTGGACGGCGCCCCGCAGCCGGTGCCGCCCGCCGACCCGGCGACCGGGGCCATCGCCTGCCGCTGGCCGGTGTCCTGGACCCTCCGCATCCCCGAGGACTGGACCTCCGGCCTCTACCAGGCGGTCTTCACCTCCGCCGACGGCTGGCGCGCGTGCACCCCGTTCGTGGTGCGGGACGACCGGCGGGCCGCCGCGCTCTGCGTGGTGCTGCCGGTGACCACCTGGCAGGCGTACAACCAGTGGCCGCGGGACCGGCGGGCCGGCAAGAGCCTCTACAACGGCTACGCCGCCAGCGGCCGGCGGGATCCGTCGCTGCGCGCGCGTGAGGTCTCCTTCGACCGCCCGTACGCCGACTCGGGCCAGCCCAACCAGTTCAGCCGGGACCACGACGCCGTCCAGTGGCTCGAACGCAACAGCTACGACATCAGCTACGCCACCAGCTTCGACCTGCACTCCGGGCGGCTCGACCCGGCCCGCCACCGGGGGCTGGTGTTCTGCGGGCACGACGAGTACTGGTCGGCGGAGATGCGCCGGGCCGCCGAGGCCGGGCTGGCCGACGGCACCAGCCTCGCGTTCCTCGGCGCCAACAGCGTCTACTGGCACATCCGGGTGCGACCCTCCGCCGACGGCCGCCCGGAGCGGGTCGTCGCCTGCGCCAAGACCACCCCGGACCCCGACGAGGACGCCGCCGGGCCCACGGTCACCTGGCGCGGCCTCGACAAGCCCGAGCAGGCGCTGCTCGGCGTCCAGTACAACGGCATCGTCGTCACCCCGCAGCCGCTGGTGGTCCGGTCGGCCGACCACTGGTTGTGGGCCGGCACCGGGGTGGCCGACGGGGACCGCATTCCCGGGGTCGTCCGGGGCGAGGCCGACGGCGTCCACGCCGGCACCGCCCGGCCCCTCGGACTCCGCGAGACCCCGCTCAGCGGGTCGCCCTACCCCGCACAGCAGGGCGGGCGGCGGATGCAGAGCACCCACGTCTACGAACGGCCGGGTGGCGCGGTGGTCTTCGCCACCGGCACGCTCGGCTGGACGATGGCGCTCAACCGGCGCGGGCACCGCGACGAGCGGATCGAACGGGCCACCGCCAACGTGCTCGACCGGATCCTCGGCCGCATGCCCCGCGGCGCGGTGCCGCCGGACGAGACCGGCCTCGAAACGGCGGATCAGCCGGCGGTCACGCCCGGCCCGACCAACCGCTGACGACGGCGTCAGCGCGTCCCGGCCGCCCGGACCGGCCGGTGGTCTTCTCCGAACGGCAGCCGTCGCGGTAACCCTCGACGGCGGCCGGCAGGTGGTCGCCTCGTCGCCGCCATCGGTCAGGACGGGGACGAGACGGCCGGGCCCGATCAGGCGGGGTCGATCGTCCACGGCGCCGCACCGCTCAACCCGGGTCGAGACGGCCGGGTCCGGTCAGCGGGAAGGCGGAGTCGGCCGTCCACCGGCCGCATTGCCGCTACAAGGCGGTCGACCCGGTCAGCCGGGAAGATCGATCTGGCCGTGCACGGCGGCGGCGGCGATGTCGGAACGGTGGTGCGAGCCGGCCAGCCCGATGCCGCGTACGACCTCGTAGGCGGCGTCCCGCGCGGCGGCCAGGTCGGGCCCGGTGGCCGTACCGCAGAGGACCCGGCCCCCGGCGGACCGCAGGCTGCCGTCGGCGTCGCGGCGCGTGCCGGCGTGAATGACGCCGGCACGGTCGGCGCCGGTGATGACGTCACCGGTACGCGGCGCCGCCGGGTAGCCCTCGGCCGCCACCACGACGGTGACCGCCGCGCCGTCACGCCACCGCAGCGGCGGATGCGCGGCAAGCGTGCCGGTGGCGGCGGCGTGCAGCAGCCCGCCCAGCGGCGTCTCCAGCAGGGCGAGCACCACCTGCGTCTCCGGGTCGCCGAAGCGGGCGTTGAACTCGATCACGCGCGGGCCGGCGGCCGTGATCGCCAGGCCCACGTAGAGCAGGCCGGCGAACGGGGTGCCCCGGCGGCGCAACTCGGCCAGCGTCGGGTGCACCACGTCGCGCATCACCTCGTCGACGAGGCCGGGCGGAGCCCAGGGCAGCGGCGTGTACGCGCCCATGCCGCCCGTGTTCGGCCCGGTGTCGCCGTCGCCGACCCGCTTGAAGTCCTGTGCGGGCAGCAGCGGCACGGCCGCCTCCCCGTCGGTGACCACGAACAGCGAGACCTCGGGACCGGCCAGGTACTCCTCGATCACCACCCGGCCGCACTCCTCCGCGTGCCGTACGGCGGCGGCGCGGTCATCGGTCACCACGACACCCTTGCCCGCGGCCAGCCCGTCGTTCTTCACGACGTACGGCGCACCGAACTCGTCGAGCGCCTTCCCGACGCTCGCCGCGTCAGTGCAGGTGTAGGCCCGGGCGGTCGGCACACCGGCCGCGGTCATCACGTCCTTGGCGAAAGTCTTCGAGCCCTCCAGCCGGGCCGCCTCGGCCGACGGGCCGAAGGCCGCGATGCCCTTGGCGCGGACCGCGTCGGCGACCCCGGCCACCAGCGGCGCCTCCGGACCGATCACCACGAGATCCGCGGCCACCTCGACGGCGAGCGCCGCCACGGCCGCCGGATCGGTGGCGTTGACGTCCCGCACCTCGGCCACCGCAGCGATCCCCGGATTCCCCGGAACCGCCACCAGCGCCTCGACGGAAGGATCAGCGACCAGCCCGAGCGCGAGCGCATGCTCCCGCCCTCCACCACCCACAAGAAGAACCCGCACGACGGCATCCTACTGACCACCCCACCCACCCTGTCGATCATGAGCCCGGCCGCCCGGATGGTGGTCTTCGTGCGGTGACAGCCGAACGCACCATCCAGGGGATGTAGTCCGGGCGCAGGGTGTCGGACCACGTGAAGCGCAGCACCGTCCAGCCGGCGTTGACCAGGCGGTTCTGCCGGTGCCGGTCGGCGAAGAGCGCCGCTGGCCCGCCGTGTGCGTGGCGACCGTCCGCCTCGGCGACGACCCGGGCCGCGCGCCAACCCAGGTCTCCGATCCCCAACAGGTAGCCGTCGCCGTCCCGGACCTCGATCTGGAGGACGTCCGGCGCGATCCCGCCGTCGACGCAACGGAGCCGGGTGCGGGTTTCCAGCGGAGACTGAGCCAGGCCGTTCGCCTCAGCGAGGTAGCGGCGGGCGGCGACCGCGCCACGTCGCCCCCGGAACAGCGACGGCATCCGTTCGAGATCGACAGGCGAGAGCAGGCGCCGGTTCAGCGCGGAGTCCAGCAGCGAGACAGCGCAGTAGCGCTCCTCCCGCAACACGAGGTCGGTAACGGTGCGCATGGCATCGGTCGCCATGATCCCCGCTACCCGCCCGAACTGCCCGGGTCCGATGACGAGTTGGTGCACCACCACCTCGGGATGAGAGTCGCGCACCGGCCGCGACGCAGAACCCGGAACCGACAGGTGGATCAGCTCGCTGCGCGGCAGCCCATCGATGCGGTGCAACTCGGCGGCAGTGCCCAGGACCGCTGCGGCGCCGGGACCGAACGACGCCACCGCTGCCCTGATCCGCGCCCGCCGCGGAATGCCGTCATAAGCGTCAGCGTCGACGAGATACCCACCGCGCGCCAGGGCCCGCCACCGACCCGCTCGGCACAGCCGCTGCACCTCGTGCACGGTGAAGCCGGCGGCCCGCGCCTGAGCCAGCGTCACCACACCATCCCGGGCCGCCGCAACCCGACGCACGATCGCCAGAGCATCCACACGGGGACCCTGCACCCCACAAACCCCGAAGAACCACCCCTGTGGAAAACCCTGTGGACACCCGGACGGGGAGGCCGCATTGATCATGAAGTTATTGCCACCGGACTCGGCGTATCAGCGCAATAACTTCATGATCACCGGGGCGATCGGGGGAGGGTGAGGGGGTGGGTGGCGGGAGGGCGGGGCCTTACGGGAGGAGGGGGTGGCGCACCACGTTTTCTTCGCGGCCTGGGCCTACGCCTACGATGCTGACCTTTGTGCCGCAGAGTTCTTCGATGCGGGCGATGTAGCGCCTTGCGTTTTCCGGCAGGTCGGCTTCGGTTCGGGCCTTCGTGATGTCTTCCCACCAGCCGTCGAGCTCTTCGTAGATCGGGGTGGCGTGGTGGAAGTCGGTCTGCGTCATCGGCATGTCGTCGAAGCGCTCGCCGTTAATCTCGTAGCCGACGCAGATCGGCACCTTCGGCATGCCGGTCAGCACGTCCAGCTTGGTGATGACCAGGTCGGTGACGCCGTTGAGGCGGCAGGCGTACCGGGCCACGACGGCGTCGAACCAGCCGGTGCGGCGCTCGCGGCCGGTCGTGGTGCCGTACTCGTGGCCGATCTTGCGCAGGTGCTGCCCGTTGTCGTCGAACAGCTCGGTCGGGAACGGGCCCGAACCCACCCGCGTCGTGTACGCCTTGCTCACCGCGATGACCTTGGTGATCGCGGTCGGCGGGATGCCCGCGCCCACGCACGCCCCGCCCGCCGTCGGGTTCGACGAGGTGACGAAGGGGTAGGTGCCGTGGTCCATGTCGAGCATGGTGGCCTGGGCGCCCTCCAGCAGGACGGTCTCGCCGCGGTCCAGCGCGTCCCAGAGCATCACCCGGGTCTCCGCGATGTACGGCCGCAGCCGCTCCGCGTAGCGCAGGTACTCCTCGACGGTCTCGTCGACGTCGATCGCCTTGCGGTTGTAGACCTTGAACAGCACCTGGTTCTTCTCGCGGAGCGCCAGCTCCAGCTTCTTGCGCAGGATGCCGGGGTCCAGCAGGTCCTGGAGCCGGATGCCCATCCGGGCGACCTTGTCGCCGTACGCGGGGCCGATGCCCCGGCCGGTGGTGCCGATGCGCGAGCTGCCCAGGTAGCGCTCGACCACCCGGTCCAGCGCCCGGTGGTGCGGCATGATGAGGTGCGCGTCACCCGAGATCCGCAGCCGGGAGACGTCCACGCCCCGTTCGGCGAGACCGTCGATCTCCTCCAGCAGCACCTTCGGGTCGACCACCACGCCGTTGCCGATGACGATCATCGCGTCCGGCGAGAGCGCGCCGGACGGCATGAGGTGCAGCGCGTACTTCTGGCCGTCCGGGGTGATCACCGTGTGGCCGGCGTTGTTGCCGCCGGAGTAGCGCACGACGTAGTCGACCCGCTCACCCAGCAGGTCGGTAACCTTGCCCTTGCCCTCGTCGCCCCACTGAGCGCCGATGAGCACGATCGCTGGCATCTTCTCCGCCTCCAGAAGGCTCGGGTGCCAGGTGGCGACCGGTCGGCGAGCCCGGGGTGTCAGGCTAACAAGTAGTGACGGCGGGACCGGCAGGGGTTCGTCGAGAAGCAGGAGGCTCCTTCGTGTACGACGTGGTGCTGCTCACCCTCGGCTCGGAGCGGGACGCTTCCGGTGGGGGCTGCGGCAGCGGTGGGGCCTGCTGCGGGGGCGCGTCCGAGGCGGCCGGCGAGAAGTCCGAGGAGCGCTGCGAGACGCCGCGCGTACCGGTGCTGGCCTGCGCGGACGCCCTGACCGCCCGGGGTGCCCGGGTGGAGACGGTGATCGCCCGTTCGGACGCGGAGATCGACGAGGTGCTGGCCCGCCTCGACGGCCCGCCCCGCGCCGACGGCCTCACCTGGCCGGACCCGGACTCGAAGACCCGGCTGGTCGTCGCCACAGCCAGTGACGGTCAGTTGCGCGCCGTGCTACGCCGGCTGGTCCGGCGGTACGCTCCGCCGCCCAGCCGCCGACCCGCCGACCTGCCCGAGAACCGGACCGTGCCGGACCTGCCGCCGGTCGGCGTACTCCCGCTCGACCCGGCCCGGTCCGGGACGGCGCGGGACCTGGCCGCGCAGCTCGGCCTGCCCCGCGACCCGGCCGCGGTGGCCGCCGCGGTGCTGGACGGCACCCCCCGCCGGCTCGACCTGCTGCGCAACGACGGCGGTTCGGTGACGCTGGACGGCGCGCTGCTCGGCGCGGCCGACGACGCGGGCCGGCCGCTGCACTGGCGGGCCCGGGTCGAGGTCGACGGCAAGCTGCTGAGCACCGGCGAGGAGCCGATCATGGCCTGCGCCATCGGCAACGCCGGCGGCTACGCGAGCCTGGGCGACGTGGCGCTGCTGGCCGACCCGGACCCGTCCGACGGCCGGGTCCAGGTGGCCGTGGCCGTGCCCGTGGTCACCCGCTCCGCGTTGGGCCGGAAGAGGGTACGGCTGGAGGTGCGCCGGGCCCGGGGCCGCGCGGCGGCGGTCGTACCGCGGGACGAGAAGGTGCCCTTCCTCGACGACGGCGTCGAGGGTGAGCTGAGCCGGAAGCGGTCGTGGTGGACCGAGCCGGGCGCCTGGGCGGTCTGGACGGCCTGACCTCCGTCGATCCCCGCTCGGGCCACCCGGCAGACCGGACGGCCTATCCTCGGCGGGAGGAATGGGGAGGAACCGTGGTGCACGAACACGCCGACCGGGCCCACGTGCCGGGTCAACCGCAGGTGCCGGAGCGGGACATCGAACCGCTCTGGCCGCCCGAGCAGGCCGACCCGGTCGTCACCGCCCCGCCGTGGGCGGCCCCGGCCCAGCCGAGCGCGGCACCCTGGCCCGTCCCGCCCGGCGACGCCGCACCGTCGACCCCGTGGCCGCAGCCGCCCGCTCCCGACGAGGCCCGCGCGGGTGACGTGGTGCCCGCACCCCGCGCGGCGCAGCCCCCGGTCGATCTGGACCTGCCGTTCACCCTCGACCAACCGCCAGCCACGCCAGCGGCGACCACCCCCGAGGCGAGCGCCCCCCGACCGGCCACCGCCGGCCGGGACGACACGGCTCACGGTTCCGGGGCCACGCCCGAAGCTGGCACGTCCGGAACGAGCGCTCCCCGGCTGGCTACCGGAGCAGCGGACGGAACCGGGGCCGACGCCCCTGCGGCCGACGGCGACACGCCTGCCGGAGAGGCGGAGAGCCCCGGTGACCGTGTTGCTGGCACGCCACCGAACGGCCGGCCCGACTCCCCCTGGGCTCAGCCTCCGCAGCGCGCGACCGCCGACCCCACTCCAGGGCCGCACACCGGTCCAGTTACGCCGTCAGCCCAGGGCGGCGCGGAGAGCCTGGCCTGCCCACCCGCCGCCGAACCGGTGACCCCAACCGACACGGCCGGGCCGACACAGCACGCCGCGGGCCCGACACCACCCCACACCGTCAGCTCGACCCAGCTCACAGCCGCTGACCCGACGCAGCACGCCGCAGGCCCGAACCTGGCCCACGCTCTCGACCAGGCCCGGCCCACCAGTGGCCCGGCCGCTTCCGCGCACGCGGCGCCCGCGGTCGGAGCCCCGACACCGGCGCAGGCGGCACCCCACGACGGCCCCGAGAGCTCCGCCCGGATCGCCGACGGGTCGCCCGAGGCCGAGACGCCCCGGCTCGGCCCTTTCCCGCCCTCACCCGGCGTGCCACTCCCGCAGTCCTACGGCGACGGGACGGCCTACCCGCCCGGACCGGTCGGCTACGGACAGCCGACGCCCGGGCCGGGCAGCTACCCGCAGCCGACGCCGGGACCAGCCGGCTACGGGCCTCCCGCACCAGCGCCCCAGGCCGGGCCTCCCGCGCCACCGCCGCACGCCGGGCCACCCGCGCCGGGTCCGCAGCCCCACCCGTCCGCGCCGGCGCCGCAGGCCGGGACGCCGGGGTGGTACCCGCCGGCCTGGCCCCAGCAGGCGGCCCCGCCCCCGCAGCCAGGCGCACCGCAGCAACAGCCCGCACAGGCGCAGCCGGCACCACAGCAGCCCGGGATGCAGCAGCCGGGGACGGCCGCGTACCCGGAGCAGGTCTGGACGCCGGCGAGCGGCACCCCGCCGACGGCGGAGGACTTCGCGCGGCGGCGGCAGGTCCGGCCCGTCGACCCGGTCGCCACCATGGGGGTACGGGCGGTGGTCAACAGGATCGGGCTGGTCCGGCTCGCGCCGGGGCGGCAGGAGCAGGAGATGCGGCGGGACATCGAAATGGTGCGCCGCAACTTCG
It encodes the following:
- a CDS encoding diacylglycerol kinase family protein, with product MYDVVLLTLGSERDASGGGCGSGGACCGGASEAAGEKSEERCETPRVPVLACADALTARGARVETVIARSDAEIDEVLARLDGPPRADGLTWPDPDSKTRLVVATASDGQLRAVLRRLVRRYAPPPSRRPADLPENRTVPDLPPVGVLPLDPARSGTARDLAAQLGLPRDPAAVAAAVLDGTPRRLDLLRNDGGSVTLDGALLGAADDAGRPLHWRARVEVDGKLLSTGEEPIMACAIGNAGGYASLGDVALLADPDPSDGRVQVAVAVPVVTRSALGRKRVRLEVRRARGRAAAVVPRDEKVPFLDDGVEGELSRKRSWWTEPGAWAVWTA
- a CDS encoding chromosome partitioning protein; this translates as MATGAADGTGADAPAADGDTPAGEAESPGDRVAGTPPNGRPDSPWAQPPQRATADPTPGPHTGPVTPSAQGGAESLACPPAAEPVTPTDTAGPTQHAAGPTPPHTVSSTQLTAADPTQHAAGPNLAHALDQARPTSGPAASAHAAPAVGAPTPAQAAPHDGPESSARIADGSPEAETPRLGPFPPSPGVPLPQSYGDGTAYPPGPVGYGQPTPGPGSYPQPTPGPAGYGPPAPAPQAGPPAPPPHAGPPAPGPQPHPSAPAPQAGTPGWYPPAWPQQAAPPPQPGAPQQQPAQAQPAPQQPGMQQPGTAAYPEQVWTPASGTPPTAEDFARRRQVRPVDPVATMGVRAVVNRIGLVRLAPGRQEQEMRRDIEMVRRNFGGLRQVTVVNPKGGAGKTVAILLLAMTFGQKRGGYVLAWDNNETQGTLGMRAQQDFHSRTVRDMLRDLAQFQGPHGRVGDLSQYVRSQGEGMFDVLASDESATGGEMLTAAAFAEIREVVSRFYKLIFVDTGNNVRAQNWQAAMDATDQLVVTMSARNDSAETAARMLDHLEQSGRQRLVRQAVTVVSMPPSRKEIDLPAIQEHFAARTRAVLLAPYERLIDTGEPIRYGQLSSATRDAWLKIAASVAEGL